The genomic window AAGTAATGCCGGGTTGTGTGCAGCAAGAATCGAAGGAGCATATTGTTAAGAGAGGTCACATCACGGAATTCTTTCCCGGCAGTAAACAAAGGTGCATCTTCGTTAACGATCACGGTCATTCGGTCCGGTTGAAGAAATACCCCCACCGATGACACTTCAAACTTCAACATCTCCTCAAACGAGGCTCGGTTCGGGCGTTTCCAGATGATAAAAATACCTTCCGGGTTGAATTCCACGCGCGAAATCTCGTCCGGATCGAGAGCCGATTCCAAGTCATGCGCATCGAACTGCAGTATCTTGAGCAGCTCCTCTTTCTCCGCTACGCCCGGTGCGGCATAGACCAGGATATTGGCCGCAGCCGAATCGCTCTGAACAAGCCCCCCCTGGCAAATCTCAAATTGATTCTTCATTTTTTCTTACCTCCCGCTCGGATAAGACATGCGCAACCGTCCAAACAGAATAAACCTCGCTCGTGGAACGGTTACCAAGTTCAAAACCTGGGAGGGAAAAGGGATGGGCTCTGCTGGATTATTTCCGGGAAGAAGCCGGAACGCCCCGTACCCTCCGCTTTCACCACTGATGGGTTGTGGAAGAAGCGGTCGGGTGAGGCGATAAGAAAGGAACAACTCGGATTATCGTATCACGGACGCGACTTCCACGTGCCAGTGCGTGAATCGCCCCTACTGGGAGGCTGGTCTTCGGTGTCTTTCTCTTTCATGGTCCTTGTCTCCAAAAAGGTTACCTGATTGGCCGGAGAGAAGGAGAAAATAACAAAAGCCCTTTCCCTCAGCCTTCGAGCAGAGAAAGGGCTAAACCGCTTCAGGTTGAAGCCTGTCGAAAAGGCGTCAAACCAAACCCGATTCCCCCACTCGTTCAAGCTTCAGCACCGTGCACCGTAAGAGACGCTTATCGCCTCAGCCGCCTTAGGCAAACCCTTAATCCGGGAGTGCCTGTTCTACCCTGTTGCGCCGTATCTTTGGATACTTCTGGGCAGCGGCCTGTGTGTCACACGGGAGCCTCACCTACCTGAGGATCGATTTTCAATTCTTTCATCAGAGCACCCGGCAAGGCACTCTCATCAGCCGGTTACGTAAACCCATAATGCGCCCGTGTCAATCGAAAATCCACCGAAAATCGGCGGAATTACCGCCCATAAAGAAAGTCGTTGGCGGTTGAGCCCGGGCGAGTGACATCGGGGACAAGGGCGCCACAACATCGGGCGACAAGCACCGGCCTGCAGCCGCCGGCTCCGGGCGTCTCCCGGGACTGGAGCCCCTCCGGAGCGCCAGGACCGATCCCGCAGGAATTGCGCTTGCGCATCATGATGAGAATGTTGTAGAATTTCAAATGGTTCAAGGGTTCGACAAGACTTTCCAGGGGAGAACCCGACTGAGAGACGCGCCTCGGCATCTTCACCCGATCGATCGGACTCGTCGTTCAGGATCGATGCCTGCCGTCTTTCGATGCCCTTGGGGCCGTTTGTTGTCTTCCACGCCACGGCATGAATGGAGAAACAGATGCCCATCTCTATCGGGCGGAGACAATTCCTTTCGACAATGAGTTCCCTGCTCGCCCTGGTCGGACTGCCCTTCACGGGACCTCCGGGCGCAAGGGCAGCCGATGTACCACTGCTTCAGATTCTTCGCGACAGGTATCCGAGAGTGTTTGCCTTCCGTCAGGCGGAAGTGCTCGCGAACCTCAGAGATTACTCGAGTTGGGACACTGCGTTACGCCCCCTGGCGGGCGTCGTCGGCAAGCTGATCCCCGAGGAACGAACGGATACCGTTACGGAGAGAAATATCAGGTATTTTAGACAGTTCAAGAAGCGTTACCCCCACAAGGTCACACTGCTCCACCTGAACGGCCGCTCCCGGCTTCCCACCTTCGAGACGGAGGGCTGGTACGCGGGCTGGTGGCTTTACCAGGCCGGGACTCTGATGGTCGAATCGTTGACCAGGTCTGCCACTCGCATTTCCGTTTCCGATATCGGACGGTTTGAGCTGGAAGCCGACGGATTCGGGAACCTGTGGGAAGACCTTATCATAACCGCACGAAAACCCAATGGAAAACCCAATTTTGCCATCGTCGAGCACATTCGCCTCGTACGCATCAACACTGCCGCCTCCGCGCTCATTGTCAGGCGGGGCCAGTACGGATCGATTGCCCGGGCGTGGCCGGCCGGCAGCTACGTTGCGGCGCACGCCACGGAAGGTCCTTACTTTCCCGGGGGACAAAAGCTCTGGTGTTATAACCTCTCGACACTATCGCCACGGGATTCCGCGGGACGCCATGTCATCGACGCAATGATCGACGGGCTGCAGCCACGTTTTGCATCCGGCGGGAGTCTCGACTTCCTGGATGGCATGGAGTTGGACGTGTTCAGCCTCGGCGGCAGACGGACCGCCAAAATCGATGCCGACGGGGACGGGGTTGTGGACGGAGGGATTAGGAACGGCACGGATACGTATGTGCTCGGCCAAGTCGAGCTTACCGCCCGGTTGCGAACCATGCTGGGTCCGAACCGGTTCCTGCTGACGGACGGGGGACTGGGCCAGCGTGCGAACACCGCGGATGTGAACGGCGTCGAGCTCGAAGGGGTTCCAACGACGGCCGATTTCGACATCTACAAGTGGTCGCAGGCACTGTCGATTTTGAGGTTCTTCCAAAACCACGGACGCTCTCCTGTTCTTTCCTACGGCATGTACAAGTTCACTCCCCCGTTCGATCCCCCGACCAGGTTTTCAGCTTTCAGGCTGGCCATGGCCGCGGCTCTTTTCTCGGACTCCGCATTCACCTTTTACGACGAACCGGTCCCGGGGAGCACTCTGGGATTGAAGCCGGGTCCCGATGCCGGTAATTTCCCGGACGTTTTCACCATCTGGGATGAAGCGCGGGGGGGCAGCCTCGATACCTACGGATGGCTCGGACGGCCCTTGCGTCCCGCCATCCATCTGGCGGAAAAGCAGCCCGATCTTTATGAAGGGGCCGGAGTCTCGATAACCGACGATTTCATTGCCGGTGTCAAAGGGGCGGCTGTGATCCAGCGGGTTTCCACCTCGACCGGCGCTCACCTCTGCCTGCAGGCCAAGACCGCCGACCTGGAGGTCGAGTTGCCTCCCGTGTCCGTTCCCGGGCCTGACCTGGTGCTTGTGTTCGATGCATATGCCGAACCCCTCGGAGAATTTCCCGTAACCCTGCCGCGCATCGTGACGGTGACCGTCAAGATGTCGAACGGCTCCAAGCTCCCCATCCTCAAGGTGCCGGTCGACAGGAGCTGGAATCACCTTGTCCTCTCGTTTCGCCCCTTGCCCTCGGGTTCCTCGACGTTCTGCATTTCCGCCGAAGGCACGGAACGCCTCAGGCTTCGCCGGATAAAGGCTGTGGCGTTCCCCGACCTCATGTACCGGGAGTTCGAGGGCGGCGCGGTTTTCGCAAACCCTTCCGACGCGCCTGCAACTTTCGACTTGGGCGCGCTGTGTCCGACCGGGAGTTTCAGACGGCTGTCCGGCAGCCCCGATCAGGATCCCGCGACAAACGACGGGAACCCTCTCGGTTCGACGTTGACGCTCCCCGCACTCGACGCACTCGTGACCGTCCGTTCTTGAAGCCGACCGGGCGCTCCCGCGTCCGACATCCCGCATGCATTCTCCTCTCCCCCGGAAACCGGCCCGGCATGAGTCGGGCACGATGGTGCTCGACATCCGCGAACATTTCATTCGAGGCGGCGGCCAGGGACGAGTCGGAGAATATTCCGGGAGGTCGTTCCCGTGGTTGCGCCGGGGGTGAAGCGCCTCGCGGTCCATGCTGGAGACATGCGCGGGGAGTGCCTTGAACGCATTGCGCATCCCGTTTGTTGTGCGGTAGGGGTGGAAATGCGGCGCTTTCGGGTGTAGTTTCATATGACGTTGTCGAGTGCATGTGCAGGCCGCCGCGGGAGCCGGCCGGGGAACGTCCTGCAGCGAACGGGGCCATGGCCGCGGCAGGCGTCGAAATGCGCGGTCGGGGAAGCAGAGCACCGGCAGTTTTGTCCCGGCGCAAAACCGTCGGCAAGGCCCCCGAACGCATGACATCGGCAGGCTCCGAAAGGAAATGAAATGAGGCAACCACCCCTGACGCTTCACATCGAGACGCGGACCGGGACAACCCCTGGCCGCCCTTCCCGATTCAGGAGGATTGAATGACGGTCCACAACGGCTTCGAACTGTTGAAACAGCAGTACGTCCCCGAGATAAGCACGGAGATCAAGGTGTTGCGGCATGTCGGCACAGGCGCGCAGGTCCTGTCGCTGATCAACGACGACGAGAACAAGGTCTTCGGGATTTCATTTCGCACGCCGCCCGAAGACTCAACCGGCGTGGCCCATATCCTGGAACATTCCGTTCTTTGCGGGTCGCGCAAGTTTCCCGTGAAGGAGCCCTTCGTCGAGTTGCTCAAAGGGTCTTTGAAGACTTTTCTCAATGCATTCACCTATCCCGACAAGACCTGCTACCCCGTGGCAAGCCAGAATGACAAGGACTTCTACAACCTCATCGACGTCTACCTGGATGCGGTCTTCCATCCGCTGATCACGCCCTATATCTTCCAGCAGGAGGGCTGGCATTACGAGCTCGAGTCCGAGGACTCCTCGCTTTCTTACAAGGGAGTGGTCTTCAATGAAATGAAAGGGGCCTATTCTTCGCCGGATAACCTTCTTGCGGAATACTCACAGCAGTCGCTCTTTCCGGAAAGCACCTACGGGTTGGATTCTGGCGGGAATCCGGAGAAGATACCCGATTTGACCTACGAGCGATTCAAGGCATTTCATGAAAGACACTATCACCCTTCCAACGCCTATATATACTTTTACGGCAATGACGATCCGGAGAAGCGTCTGCGCTTTTTGAGGACCTACCTGGACGATTTTTCGGCCGTCCCGGCGGATTCATCCGTGGGACTGCAGCCGTTTTTCGACGCGCCCCGGCGCATCCGTCGCGGCTTTGCATCCGGAACCGAGGCGGGTCATGGCCGGGGAGCCAAACCGCGCGGCATGATGACGCTCAACTGGCTGCTTCCGGAAACCTCGAATGCGACCTTGAATCTTTCCCTGCAGGTCTTGCGGCACATCCTGATCGGCATGCCGGGTTCGCCGCTGCGCAAGGCACTGATCGACTCGGGACTCGGCGACGACCTGGCCGGAACGGGACTCGAGAACGAGCTCCGGCAGGCATACTTCTCCACCGGGCTGAAGGGCATCGACACCGACCAGGCCGATCATGTCGAAAAGCTCATTCTGGACACCCTCGCAGGACTAGCGGGGGACGGGATCGCGCCTGAATTCGTCGAAGCGGCTCTGAATACCGTCGAGTTCCGGCTGCGCGAAAACAACGCAGGAGGTTACCCACGCGGCCTGGTCCTCATGCTCCGGGCGCTTTCCACCTGGCTCTACGATGGTGACCCGGCGGCGCTGCTCGCATTCGAGGCCCCGCTGGAGGCCGTCAAGTCTTCGGCCGCCGCAGGGAAGCGGTATTTTGAAGGAATGATCGAGCGGCATTTTTTGCAGAATCCGCACCGCACCACCCTGATCCTGAAACCCGACCCAACCCGGGCGGATGCGGAGGAAGCCCGGGAACGCGAACGTCTTGCCGCAGTCCGTTCCACCATGAGCGCGGAGCAACTGCGGGCCGTCGTCGAAAACACTCGCGAGTTGCGACGCAGACAGGAAGCGCCGGATTCGCCCGAAGCCCTTGCCGCCATTCCCACCCTGAAACGGGAGGACCTGGAAAGAACCAACAAGAAGATCCCCATGGAAGAAACGTTCCCGGAAGGCTCGAGGCTGCTCTTTCACGATATCCATACCAACGGCATCTTCTATCTTGACATGGCATTCGACATCCACTCTCTGCCGCAGCACGCCCTGCCTTTCGCTCCGCTGTTCGGCCGGGCGCTCGTCGAAATCGGTACCGAAACGGAGGATTTCGTGTCTCTGTCCACGAGAATCAGCCGTCGGACCGGCGGTATCCGACCGGATGTGTTCACGTCGGCGGTGAGAAGCAGCCCGCACGGCGCTGCACGGCTCATTCTTCGCGGCAAGAGCACGGTCCCGCGGGCCGGCGAGCTTTTCTCCATATTGCGGGACGTTTTGCTCACGGTCAAACTCGACGATCGGGAACGGTTCCGGCAGATGGTGCTCGAAGAAAAGGCACGACAAGAGCAAAGGCTCATTCCCGGCGGGCATCAGATGGTGAATCTGCGCCTGCGCGCCCACTTCGGCGAAGCGGACTGGGCGGCCGAACAGACCTCCGGGATCAGTTACCTCACGTTCCTGCGCAAGCTGGTCTCCGACATCGACGAAAACTGGTCCGGCATTCTTGCAACGCTCGAAGATCTCCGCCACGTTCTGATCAACCGGACCGGCATGATCTTCAACGTGACCGCGGATCGGTCCGACTGGAGCCGGGTCCGCGGCGATTTCGAACAATTCGTCCGGGAACTTCCGGCTCGGCCTCCCGGCAGGTGCGACTGGCATCCGAAGCACAACCCCGAGCTTGAAGGCTTGCTCATCCCCTCGCAGGTCAACTATGTAGGCAAGGGACTCGACCTCTACCGGCTGGGATACCGTTTCCACGGATCGGTCCAGGTGATCACCGCCTACCTGAGAAATTCCTGGTTGTGGGAGCAGGTTCGCGTGCAGGGAGGAGCCTACGGGGCAATGTGCCTGTTCGATCGGATTTCGGGGATACTCACCTTTGTGTCCTATCGTGACCCCAATCTCGATCGAACCCTGGAAGCCTTTGACCGCGCCGCGGATTTCCTGCGGACCGTCAATTTGAGCGAGGACGAGCTCACCAAGGCGATCGTCGGCGCCATCGGCACCTTGGATACCTATCTGCTTCCGGACGCCCGGGGATACGTCTCCATGCTGCGGACCATTACCGGCGACATGGAAGAAGATCGCCAGAGAATGCGGGACGAAATCCTCGCGACCACCACCCGGGATTTCAGAGATTTCGCCGAAGTCCTGGATGCCGTCAGACATCATGCGATCGTCAAGGTGCTCGGGTCAAAAGCCGCTGTCGATGACTCTCCCATCGGCAGAAGCGGGAAGATCGAGCTCGTGACGGTCCTGTAGGCGATGGAACGGATTCTCCTCGTGCCGGCCTTGCCGGGGAATTGTGTTGCCATGAATCTCCGGGGAACTCGTTCCGGTAGACCTTGAGCCTCCCTGATGGTGGAGGCGGCGGCGCCTGGTCCCGCAACACCCTGAACCGGGCGGACCACTGCCTTATGTCCCCTGTGCGGGAAGCACGCAACGACGCGAAGGAATGCCTCGGATCAAGTGGTTTTCTCGGAAAAGCGGAGGGAGTGAGGGGGGGATGGTTGCCAAACACATGGCCGCACGATCGTGTCTCGTTATCTGACGATAAGCCCCCTCGGTGCTCCCGCACAGAGGACGGCCCCCGCGGACCATGATTTTTCCCGCAGCCGGATCGCCTTCGCAAGACATGGAAGGAGTAGACCTGTGATCTCATCCATGTCGGTCCGCACAGGACCGGGTCCGGATATCTCCCCTTGCCCGGAACCGCGGCGTGGGTGTTCGCTTCGAAAGCGCCGGAGGCCGCGGCCCGGGAAAGGATGAAGTGTCTCACATTGAAATCGGATCCACCTTGACGTCAAACCACATCGAACCGTTCGCGCCCGTGCTGTCCAGCGATTCCGGACCCGACCTGTTGTACTCGGAGATGATTCTGTACACGCTGCCCTCGGAGAGACCGGTATGTTTGGCGATTTCGGAAACCGGACGCGGATCGATGATGGCATTGTAAATGACCAGCCACTTCTGCATCTTCATGAAGCCCGCGGTCATTTGCATTTTCATCCTGATCTGCTCCGCGGACAGGTGGTCCTTGATTCTCGAAGTCTCAACCATTTTCCCCTCCTTGCCGGACCCCTTTCGTCCGGTCACAAACGGCGCGAGAATACTCCCGTAATCCCCGGTACCATCTCACCTTCAACACCGGCAGCTAAACCGGCATATTATCGCTATTCATGGGTCCCTTTTACTCTACAAAAGTGCTGGAGATAAATACGGTGATCACTGTAAATAAATAGTTTTAGAAGGTATTTCGGTTGGGACGAACACTGTATGCAAATCCATGAAGCATGGGGGATAACAACGAACGGGATTTCGAAAGTGCGGCCGGACCGCCTCGTTCAACTCGTTATCCTCATGCCGTCTGCGGTCTCGGGCTTGCCGGAGAGGATCGTATCCACCAGACCGGTGATATCCTGGCTGGTGTTGTAAACTTTACTGAAAAAGTAATCGGCGCCGCACTGCCTTGCGGCCTCACGGTACTCGGGCAGATCATAACTGGAAAGAACGATAATGACCAGACCGGCATGCCCGGCCCGAATGCTTCGGGTGAGCTCCAACCCGTTCATTCCCGGGAGCTGTATATCCATGAAGACGATTTCCGGACTGAACGCATTCAGCTTCCGAAGAGCTTCTCCCCCCTCTTCGGCTTCCTCGATACTCATGAACGGAAACCGCGCCAATAGCGTCTCCCGCAACGACTGGCGGAAATTCGAGTTGTCTTCGACGATCAAAGCATGGCACATGACGCTTTCTCCGTGCGCCGACACGTCGGGAAAGGTCCGTGTCGTAGATTCCTGATGGCCATGAAAAACGTTCGATGGTAGTCCCGGCCATTTTCCCGAATCGACTGTATGGGGTAAATGGGTTGGACACAGTATCTGTATCCGCGCAATACAGTATTTTACCGCGGTGGGGCGGGAGGTCCCGTAGGAGGCCCATGTCAAAAAAGACTACACCTTTGGTGCCGTTTACTGTATGCTACAAAATCAATATGATAAGCAAATTTGCGTATCCGCAGTATGTTACGATGGTTCGGGGTTCCTGAGGGATCGTCACCGGTCGGCGCGAGCTGCCGCGCAGCCAATTCATTCGCCAGGACGGGGTAGAAAGCCATGGGAGACAAGAGACGAATCGTCATCGCTGAAGACCACACCATTCTGAGGGAGGGGCTCCGAATGCTTCTTTCCTCAAATCCCGATTTTGAAGTTGTGGGGGAGGCACAGGACGGTCTGGACGCCGTTCGACTGGCTGAGAGCCTGAAGCCGGATCTCATGCTGATGGATCTTTCCATGCCGCGCATGAACGGGATGGGAGCGATCCAGGAGATCAAGAAACAGTGCACGGCGACCAAAATTCTGGTACTGACCGTCCACAAGTCGGAGGAATATATCCTGGCCACACTCAAGGCCGGAGCGGACGGTTACGTGCTCAAGGATGCCACTCACAGCGAGTTGATGCTTGCCATCGAATGCGTTTTTTCCGGAAAATCCTACCTCAGCCCGAGCATATCCGAAAAGGTCATCGAAGGTTATCTCGAGGGGCGCAAGACGATCAAATCCAGCACTTCCTGGGACACGCTCACTCAACGTGAAAAAGAGATCCTGAAGATGATCGCCGAGGGATACAAGAACAAGGACATCGCGGACTACTTGTGTATCAGCGCCAAGACCGTCGAAAAGCACCGCGCCAATCTCATGAAAAAGCTCGATCTGCACAGCGCTTCCTCGTTGACTGCCTTCGCCATGGAAAAAGGCCTCATCACCAAATAATACCGGCTTGCCTGGAAAACGGATTCCAGGATGAATCGGTTTGCATGCTTCGGGGTGTCGCCCGATACGTGTGAATCACGCGGGAAATGGATTCCCGGGGGAACCTGCGCTCTTGCTTCGCGGGGGTTGTCGCGGGTGCGATGGGCAAGTGAGTACAAAACGGCAACACCGGGCGTGAGAGCATGAAGCTCTGCCCTGCAATTGCGCAGCTCATGGGAGCGGGTTTGTCCCCGCCTGTGTCACCTTCCGCCGATCCCTCGTTCCGGAATCCTGAACACAAACCGGCACAACCGCCTTTCCACCGTGTATTCCCGCATTTCCGTCGGCAGGCCGAGCCCGGCGTGTTTCCGCCGCCGGTCCGCCCCGGTCGGACCTTCACTCACTGCGACACGGCGGGAGTGCCGTGATGATTCCTATTGAAGGGCCGCCAGCGCGGTGCCGATTCGATCGAACCCCTCCTTCAGATCGTCCATCGACAGCGCATAGGAGATGCGGATGCACCGATCCTCTCCGAAGGGGCTTCCGGGCACCACGGCGACGTGTGCTTTCTCCATAAGGTAGTCGGCAAGGTCGAGCGAATTCGCAATGCTTGCGCCCCCCACCTTCCTGCCGAAGTAAGCGCTGAAATTGGGAAAGACATAGAAAGCGCCCGCGGGAGTCGGACACGTGACGCCGTGCAGCTCGCCGATCCTCGCAAGCACATATCGGGACCGCTCCTCGAAGGTTCGCACCATCTGGTCGACAAGACGCCGGTCGCCGTTGAGGGCGGCCAAACTGGCATATTGGGAGATGGAGGTCGGATTGCTGGTCGATTGCCCCTGGATCTTTGTGGCGGCGCGAATCACTTCCTCATTTCCGATCAGGTAGCCGATTCTCCACCCCGTCATGCAGTAGGTCTTGCTCACTCCGTTGATGATGAAACACCGGTCGATCATCCGTTCGTCCACCATGGCAAGGTTGGTCCACTCACGGCCTCCGAACAGGATCCGACAGTAAATGTCGTCACTGGCGATGAGCACACCGGGGTGACGGGCGAGCACCTCTGCCAGTCCCTTCAGATCCGAAGCGGTGTAGTGGGTCCCCGTCGGATTGCTCGGACTGTTGATGATAAAGAGCCGGGTGCGGGACGTGATGGCCTTCTCGAGTTGCTCCGGCTGCAATTTGAACGCGTTTTGCTCGGAGCACGGGACCGCCACCGGAACCGCCCCTGCCAGTTCCACCATGTCAGGATAGGAGACCCAGTAAGGAGAGGGAATGATCACCTCGTCACCCGGATCCAGGACGGCCTGAAACAGGTTGTACAAAGCGTGCTTCCCACCGCAGGAAATCAACACGTTTTCACGTTTGTATGTAAGGCCGTAGCCGTTCTCGATATCCCGGCAAACGGCGTCTTTGAGCTCGTCGATGCCGCCCACGGCCGTATAGCGCGTCTGACCGTTGCGCATGCTTTCCACGGCTGCTTCCTGAATGTGCGAAGGGGTATCGAAATCGGGTTCGCCGACACCGAAGTTCACCACGTGAACACCACTCTGTTTCAGTGCCTTCGCCTTCGAATTGATGGTCAATGTGGCCGATGGTTTGATTCTTGATACTCTTTCGGCAAGCTTCATTGCCTTCCCCTTTTCTAAGAGTTGCAGGTCAGGTCTTCAGTGTAGTGCACGGCCGTCAGAAACAAACCATGCGCCGGAGCGGTCATCCCCGCGCGTTTGCGATCCCTGCTCGACAGGATGTCGAGGAACTCTTCGGGAGCCCGCACCCCTCTGCCCACCTCGACGATCGTTCCCACGAGATTTCGCACCATGTGCCTCAAGAAACCGTTTGCCTCGAATACGAGCCTCATTTCCCCATTTTCCAGGCAGTCCAGGTCGGCCCTTCGAATGGTCCGCTCCGTCGATTTCACCTTGGAGCCGGATGCCATGAAAGCCGCGAAATCATGCCGCCCCAGCAGGCTTCCGAGACATTCGCGCATGCGCTGCGGTTCCAGCGGCTGGGGAACGTGCCATGCATATCGGCGCTGCAGGGCGGATCGTATGGGCCTGTTCAATATGTGGTACTCGTAGGTCTTCCCCGTGGCGGAAAAGCGCGCATGAAAGGACTCGGCCGCCACCTCGGCGTGCAGCACGACGATGTCGGGCGGCAGGAGGCTGTTGATGCCGCGCAGAATCTCCTCGGGCCTCAACCGGGTGTGGACGTGGAAGTTCACGACCTGGCCGCAGGCATGGACACCCGCGTCCGTCCGGCCCGATGCACGAACACCGACGGGCGATTGCAGCATGACCTCCAACCGGGATTCGAGCACCTCCTGGATGGTCAGCACCCCCAGCTGTCTTTGCCATCCGTGGTAGTGAGAACCATCGTATTCCAGGATGAGCTTGAAGTTTTTTCTTTCCGGGAGATCGTACTGGTTCATCGTCGTGACATCACGGGAATGCTTTCGGGTTGAGGGGGAGACCATCGGGGGCGTGCGCTTCTGCGCCCCTTCGGACGTCCCGCAATCCGCGGCATATCGAGGCGATCAGGGTTGCCACGGAGCATCCTGCAGTCCGCAGTCTTCCGGAAATCCGCACA from Syntrophobacter fumaroxidans MPOB includes these protein-coding regions:
- a CDS encoding helix-turn-helix domain-containing protein, whose amino-acid sequence is MVETSRIKDHLSAEQIRMKMQMTAGFMKMQKWLVIYNAIIDPRPVSEIAKHTGLSEGSVYRIISEYNRSGPESLDSTGANGSMWFDVKVDPISM
- a CDS encoding response regulator transcription factor → MCHALIVEDNSNFRQSLRETLLARFPFMSIEEAEEGGEALRKLNAFSPEIVFMDIQLPGMNGLELTRSIRAGHAGLVIIVLSSYDLPEYREAARQCGADYFFSKVYNTSQDITGLVDTILSGKPETADGMRITS
- a CDS encoding insulinase family protein, which produces MTVHNGFELLKQQYVPEISTEIKVLRHVGTGAQVLSLINDDENKVFGISFRTPPEDSTGVAHILEHSVLCGSRKFPVKEPFVELLKGSLKTFLNAFTYPDKTCYPVASQNDKDFYNLIDVYLDAVFHPLITPYIFQQEGWHYELESEDSSLSYKGVVFNEMKGAYSSPDNLLAEYSQQSLFPESTYGLDSGGNPEKIPDLTYERFKAFHERHYHPSNAYIYFYGNDDPEKRLRFLRTYLDDFSAVPADSSVGLQPFFDAPRRIRRGFASGTEAGHGRGAKPRGMMTLNWLLPETSNATLNLSLQVLRHILIGMPGSPLRKALIDSGLGDDLAGTGLENELRQAYFSTGLKGIDTDQADHVEKLILDTLAGLAGDGIAPEFVEAALNTVEFRLRENNAGGYPRGLVLMLRALSTWLYDGDPAALLAFEAPLEAVKSSAAAGKRYFEGMIERHFLQNPHRTTLILKPDPTRADAEEARERERLAAVRSTMSAEQLRAVVENTRELRRRQEAPDSPEALAAIPTLKREDLERTNKKIPMEETFPEGSRLLFHDIHTNGIFYLDMAFDIHSLPQHALPFAPLFGRALVEIGTETEDFVSLSTRISRRTGGIRPDVFTSAVRSSPHGAARLILRGKSTVPRAGELFSILRDVLLTVKLDDRERFRQMVLEEKARQEQRLIPGGHQMVNLRLRAHFGEADWAAEQTSGISYLTFLRKLVSDIDENWSGILATLEDLRHVLINRTGMIFNVTADRSDWSRVRGDFEQFVRELPARPPGRCDWHPKHNPELEGLLIPSQVNYVGKGLDLYRLGYRFHGSVQVITAYLRNSWLWEQVRVQGGAYGAMCLFDRISGILTFVSYRDPNLDRTLEAFDRAADFLRTVNLSEDELTKAIVGAIGTLDTYLLPDARGYVSMLRTITGDMEEDRQRMRDEILATTTRDFRDFAEVLDAVRHHAIVKVLGSKAAVDDSPIGRSGKIELVTVL
- the truA gene encoding tRNA pseudouridine(38-40) synthase TruA; protein product: MNQYDLPERKNFKLILEYDGSHYHGWQRQLGVLTIQEVLESRLEVMLQSPVGVRASGRTDAGVHACGQVVNFHVHTRLRPEEILRGINSLLPPDIVVLHAEVAAESFHARFSATGKTYEYHILNRPIRSALQRRYAWHVPQPLEPQRMRECLGSLLGRHDFAAFMASGSKVKSTERTIRRADLDCLENGEMRLVFEANGFLRHMVRNLVGTIVEVGRGVRAPEEFLDILSSRDRKRAGMTAPAHGLFLTAVHYTEDLTCNS
- a CDS encoding pyridoxal phosphate-dependent aminotransferase; its protein translation is MKLAERVSRIKPSATLTINSKAKALKQSGVHVVNFGVGEPDFDTPSHIQEAAVESMRNGQTRYTAVGGIDELKDAVCRDIENGYGLTYKRENVLISCGGKHALYNLFQAVLDPGDEVIIPSPYWVSYPDMVELAGAVPVAVPCSEQNAFKLQPEQLEKAITSRTRLFIINSPSNPTGTHYTASDLKGLAEVLARHPGVLIASDDIYCRILFGGREWTNLAMVDERMIDRCFIINGVSKTYCMTGWRIGYLIGNEEVIRAATKIQGQSTSNPTSISQYASLAALNGDRRLVDQMVRTFEERSRYVLARIGELHGVTCPTPAGAFYVFPNFSAYFGRKVGGASIANSLDLADYLMEKAHVAVVPGSPFGEDRCIRISYALSMDDLKEGFDRIGTALAALQ
- a CDS encoding response regulator, coding for MGDKRRIVIAEDHTILREGLRMLLSSNPDFEVVGEAQDGLDAVRLAESLKPDLMLMDLSMPRMNGMGAIQEIKKQCTATKILVLTVHKSEEYILATLKAGADGYVLKDATHSELMLAIECVFSGKSYLSPSISEKVIEGYLEGRKTIKSSTSWDTLTQREKEILKMIAEGYKNKDIADYLCISAKTVEKHRANLMKKLDLHSASSLTAFAMEKGLITK